In a genomic window of Pseudomonas putida:
- a CDS encoding DinB family protein, whose protein sequence is MINARTARMLADYRQWANQRLFDNLAQLSPGEVEKERAGIFKNMIGTLNHIYVVDCLWQAHLEGRGHGFTTSHDVVHPLLEDLRLAQQDVDHWYCNWTAKQTDASLDRPVRFTFISGESGTMSAGAMLLHVVNHASYHRGWIIQMYFEIPAMPPMTDLPIYMRETDPHFNSLNAPVVEPTCAGQFASATNVLPDRYR, encoded by the coding sequence ATGATCAATGCACGCACTGCCCGCATGCTCGCCGACTACCGACAATGGGCCAACCAGCGGCTCTTCGACAATCTGGCGCAACTGTCGCCCGGCGAAGTTGAAAAGGAACGCGCCGGGATTTTCAAGAACATGATCGGCACGCTCAATCATATCTACGTGGTGGACTGTCTCTGGCAGGCCCATCTCGAAGGCCGGGGGCACGGCTTCACCACTTCCCACGATGTGGTTCACCCGCTACTTGAGGACCTGCGCCTGGCACAGCAGGACGTCGATCACTGGTACTGCAACTGGACCGCCAAACAGACCGATGCCTCGCTGGACAGACCTGTGCGATTCACCTTCATTTCCGGGGAAAGCGGCACCATGAGTGCCGGGGCGATGCTGCTGCATGTGGTCAACCACGCCAGCTATCACCGTGGCTGGATCATCCAGATGTACTTCGAAATCCCGGCGATGCCGCCCATGACCGACCTGCCGATCTACATGCGCGAGACCGACCCGCACTTCAATTCGCTCAATGCCCCGGTAGTGGAGCCGACATGTGCTGGGCAATTCGCGAGCGCAACCAACGTTCTGCCGGATCGTTATCGTTGA